One part of the Cetobacterium somerae ATCC BAA-474 genome encodes these proteins:
- the thiM gene encoding hydroxyethylthiazole kinase, with translation MNKNIMKEELVDEVVLALKNIKEKTPLVYHLTNTVTINDCANITLAIGGSPLMSFCIEEIEEIIEFSSSVVLNIGTMDKSMETMAVEVGKIANKLKKPIILDPVGVGATKARKNLVNALLKEIKFTVIKGNMAEIKSILNIDSLSRGVDSLEKDDSGEKLVKLAAKKFNSVIAITGEIDYIGNQEIVFKVMNGHKKMELVTGTGCMISSLIGAFLGGKNNSLVSAVGGVLSMGIAGELAEKNFIGTGSLKVNIMDNISNLTEEIIRKNEKISSTS, from the coding sequence TTGAATAAGAATATCATGAAAGAGGAGTTAGTTGATGAGGTTGTATTAGCTTTAAAAAATATTAAGGAGAAAACACCATTGGTTTATCATTTAACTAATACAGTAACTATAAATGATTGTGCTAATATAACCTTAGCTATTGGAGGTTCACCATTAATGTCGTTTTGCATAGAAGAGATTGAAGAAATAATTGAATTTTCATCAAGTGTAGTTTTAAATATAGGAACTATGGATAAAAGTATGGAGACAATGGCAGTGGAAGTTGGAAAAATTGCTAATAAGTTAAAAAAACCAATTATTTTAGACCCGGTGGGAGTAGGAGCCACAAAGGCCAGAAAAAATCTTGTAAATGCATTATTAAAAGAGATAAAATTTACAGTAATAAAAGGGAATATGGCTGAAATAAAGTCAATTTTAAATATAGACTCTTTGAGTAGGGGAGTAGATTCTTTAGAAAAGGATGACAGTGGAGAAAAGTTAGTAAAGCTTGCAGCTAAAAAATTTAATTCAGTTATAGCTATAACTGGAGAAATTGATTATATTGGAAATCAAGAAATAGTTTTTAAAGTAATGAATGGTCATAAAAAAATGGAGCTGGTTACAGGAACAGGATGTATGATTTCATCTTTAATAGGAGCATTTTTAGGTGGAAAAAATAACTCATTAGTTAGTGCAGTAGGTGGAGTATTATCAATGGGAATAGCTGGAGAATTAGCAGAAAAAAACTTTATAGGGACAGGAAGTTTAAAAGTTAACATAATGGATAATATATCTAATCTAACTGAGGAGATAATAAGAAAAAATGAAAAAATATCCTCTACTAGTTAG
- the thiD gene encoding bifunctional hydroxymethylpyrimidine kinase/phosphomethylpyrimidine kinase → MKKVLTIAGSDSCGGAGIQADLKAMSAQGVYGMSVITAITAQNSMGVFAVQEVDLNIIKKQIEVLYEDIEISSVKIGMLSSSEIIKVVYETLKNVNGKNIVIDPVMVSKSGYYLLKEEAIEALKEFLKIGTLVTPNIPEAEILANMKIESEEEMILAAKKIKKLGAKNVLIKGGHREDNCTDILLTEENEIVKLLGERFETKNTHGTGCTLSSTIASYIGKGYSIEESVKIGKRYITDAIKNSFSIGEGVGPVGHFVDIYKKAGVDFE, encoded by the coding sequence ATGAAAAAAGTTTTAACTATAGCAGGATCTGATTCGTGTGGTGGTGCAGGAATTCAGGCAGATTTAAAAGCTATGAGTGCTCAAGGTGTATATGGAATGAGTGTCATAACTGCAATTACAGCACAAAATAGTATGGGAGTTTTTGCAGTTCAAGAGGTGGACTTGAATATTATAAAAAAACAGATAGAAGTTTTATATGAAGATATAGAGATAAGTTCAGTTAAAATAGGAATGTTATCTAGTAGTGAAATTATAAAAGTTGTTTATGAAACTTTAAAAAATGTCAATGGAAAAAATATAGTTATAGATCCAGTTATGGTTTCTAAAAGTGGTTACTATCTTTTAAAAGAGGAAGCAATAGAAGCATTAAAAGAATTTTTAAAAATTGGAACTCTAGTAACACCAAATATTCCAGAAGCAGAAATTTTAGCAAATATGAAAATAGAGTCTGAAGAAGAGATGATTTTAGCGGCTAAAAAAATAAAAAAATTAGGTGCTAAAAATGTTTTGATAAAAGGTGGACATAGAGAGGATAATTGTACAGATATACTTTTAACAGAAGAGAATGAGATTGTTAAACTTTTGGGTGAGAGGTTTGAAACAAAAAATACCCATGGTACAGGGTGTACATTATCTTCAACGATAGCTTCTTATATAGGAAAAGGTTATTCTATCGAGGAATCAGTAAAAATAGGAAAAAGATACATAACAGATGCAATAAAAAACTCTTTTTCTATAGGAGAGGGAGTAGGACCAGTAGGACATTTTGTAGATATTTATAAAAAGGCTGGTGTTGATTTTGAATAA
- a CDS encoding putative peptidoglycan-binding domain-containing protein has translation MLEKFVIIITLLYSTVTFGYEDTKIREIIISEVLSHEGDKLVKTQKELSKYGIRNFLLIEYNKKFNKDYEIKSLTEEQAREIAEHLLTEYRLNEVKHSYSQMMIFDIFFNGGYNAGAVITQRALKRYKPSENIVVDGVLGSKTIAVINSVQDHEKFIDLITEERINYYKSLTSWELYGKGWEKRILSYRTKLKEMAMVDINNRI, from the coding sequence ATGCTAGAAAAATTTGTAATTATAATTACGTTATTGTATTCTACAGTCACTTTTGGATATGAGGATACAAAAATTAGAGAGATTATAATAAGTGAAGTGTTGTCTCACGAGGGGGATAAACTTGTAAAAACACAAAAGGAACTTTCTAAATATGGAATAAGAAATTTTTTATTAATTGAGTACAATAAAAAATTTAATAAAGATTATGAAATAAAATCTCTTACAGAGGAGCAAGCTAGAGAAATAGCCGAGCATCTTTTAACAGAGTATCGATTGAATGAGGTTAAGCACTCGTATTCACAAATGATGATATTTGATATATTTTTTAATGGTGGATATAATGCAGGAGCTGTTATAACTCAAAGAGCTTTAAAAAGATATAAACCTTCAGAAAACATAGTTGTAGATGGAGTTTTAGGAAGTAAAACAATAGCTGTTATAAATTCAGTTCAAGATCATGAAAAGTTTATAGATCTTATAACAGAAGAAAGAATAAATTATTATAAAAGTTTAACTAGTTGGGAGCTATATGGAAAGGGTTGGGAGAAAAGAATTCTGTCTTATAGAACTAAGTTAAAAGAGATGGCTATGGTTGACATTAATAATAGAATATAG
- a CDS encoding amidohydrolase, whose product MKNYLKGALLLGSLFIVGCSSLVEKKEQANIIIKNGTLLTMNEKREIIENGVIVIKNNKIISVGNEDLLKKYSATKIIDAEDGIIMPGMINTHTHVSMTVFRSLADDVPDRLNRYIFPLENQMVSPEMSYIGAKHGAMEMALGGVTTMVDMYLFEESAAQAVKEVGLRGIMTQNIIKYPTADGKEKGETLNRAVAFVEKYKNDELITPGFGPHGPHTVTKEELLKIKELSKKYNVPVSMHVAETDGEFDRIKKEYKMTPVEYLDSVGLLNERFIAAHNIFITDSDIELMKKRDVGIAHNMVANIKSAKGISPALKMHDKGMRVGLGTDGPMSGNTLDIIGQMGYVAKLHKLDTKDRSALPPKKAVEMATIGGARAIHRENELGSLEVGKLADIVIVETKSVNMNPIYDPYSALVYSANASNVDTVIVNGKLIVEDKQIKTVDSKKVIKDITDFKEKVQKVAETL is encoded by the coding sequence ATGAAAAATTATTTAAAAGGTGCATTATTATTAGGAAGTTTATTTATAGTTGGGTGTAGTTCTTTAGTTGAGAAAAAAGAACAAGCTAATATAATAATAAAAAATGGAACTCTTTTAACAATGAATGAAAAAAGAGAGATTATAGAAAATGGAGTTATAGTTATAAAAAATAATAAAATAATTTCTGTAGGAAATGAAGATTTATTAAAAAAATATAGTGCTACTAAGATTATAGATGCAGAAGATGGAATTATAATGCCTGGAATGATAAATACTCATACTCATGTATCAATGACAGTATTTAGATCTTTAGCAGACGATGTTCCTGATAGACTAAATAGATATATTTTTCCTTTAGAAAATCAAATGGTAAGCCCAGAGATGTCATATATAGGAGCAAAGCATGGGGCTATGGAGATGGCTTTAGGTGGAGTAACTACGATGGTAGATATGTATTTATTTGAAGAGAGTGCTGCTCAAGCTGTTAAAGAGGTTGGATTAAGAGGAATTATGACACAAAATATAATTAAATATCCAACAGCAGATGGAAAAGAAAAAGGAGAAACATTAAATAGAGCTGTTGCTTTTGTAGAAAAATATAAAAATGATGAATTAATAACTCCAGGGTTCGGACCTCATGGACCTCATACAGTAACAAAAGAGGAGTTATTAAAAATCAAAGAACTTTCAAAAAAATATAACGTGCCTGTTTCAATGCACGTAGCAGAAACTGATGGAGAGTTTGATAGAATCAAAAAAGAATATAAAATGACACCTGTTGAGTACTTAGATTCAGTTGGTTTATTAAACGAAAGATTTATTGCAGCTCATAATATCTTTATAACAGATAGTGATATAGAACTAATGAAAAAAAGAGATGTTGGGATAGCTCATAATATGGTTGCTAATATTAAATCAGCAAAAGGAATTTCACCAGCTTTAAAAATGCATGATAAAGGGATGAGAGTAGGTCTAGGAACAGATGGTCCTATGAGTGGAAACACTTTAGATATAATTGGTCAAATGGGGTATGTTGCTAAGTTACACAAACTAGATACAAAAGATAGATCAGCATTACCGCCAAAAAAGGCTGTTGAAATGGCAACGATAGGTGGAGCAAGAGCTATACATAGAGAAAATGAATTGGGAAGTTTAGAAGTTGGTAAATTAGCTGATATAGTAATAGTGGAAACAAAGTCAGTAAACATGAATCCAATATATGATCCATATTCAGCTTTAGTTTATTCAGCTAATGCTAGCAATGTAGATACTGTTATAGTAAATGGAAAGCTAATAGTAGAAGATAAGCAAATTAAAACTGTAGACTCTAAAAAAGTAATAAAAGATATAACTGATTTTAAGGAAAAAGTTCAAAAAGTTGCAGAAACTCTATAA
- the glyA gene encoding serine hydroxymethyltransferase has translation MLKFLKDTDIDVYNAIEKELDRQENGLELIASENFVSKSVMEAVGSAMTNKYAEGYPNKRYYGGCEFVDIVETLAIERAKELFGAKFANVQAHSGSQANMAAYRSLIDLGDCILGMRLDHGGHLTHGKNVNFSGNDYKVISYSVKKDDERIDYDEIRKLALENQPKLIIAGASAYPRTIDFKKFREIADEVGAYLVVDMAHIAGLVATGLHPSPIPYAHITTSTTHKTLRGPRGGLILTNDEEIAKKIDKIIFPGIQGGPLMHIIAGKAVAFKEALSPEFKKYQEQVIKNAKVLADTLTQNGVRVVSGGTDNHLILVDLTNLDITGKDAEKILEKVNITVNKNGIPYDTKSPFVTSGIRLGTPALTTRGMKENEMILIGNLIVTALQNSDNDEILKNIIEDIKILCKKFPLYKD, from the coding sequence ATGTTAAAATTTTTAAAAGATACAGATATTGATGTTTACAATGCTATTGAAAAAGAGTTAGATAGACAAGAAAATGGTTTAGAACTTATTGCCTCGGAAAATTTTGTTTCAAAAAGTGTAATGGAAGCTGTTGGTTCAGCTATGACAAATAAATATGCCGAAGGGTATCCCAATAAACGTTATTATGGAGGGTGTGAGTTTGTAGATATAGTTGAAACTTTAGCTATTGAAAGAGCAAAAGAACTTTTTGGCGCAAAATTTGCTAATGTTCAAGCACACTCTGGTTCTCAAGCTAATATGGCAGCTTATAGAAGTTTGATAGATTTAGGTGACTGTATTTTAGGAATGAGACTAGATCACGGTGGACATTTAACTCATGGTAAAAATGTTAATTTTTCTGGAAATGATTATAAAGTTATATCATACAGTGTAAAAAAAGATGATGAAAGAATTGACTATGATGAAATTAGAAAATTAGCTTTAGAAAATCAACCTAAACTTATTATCGCTGGAGCAAGCGCTTATCCTAGAACTATTGACTTTAAAAAATTTAGAGAAATAGCTGATGAAGTTGGTGCTTACTTAGTTGTCGATATGGCTCATATTGCTGGACTTGTTGCAACTGGATTACATCCATCTCCGATTCCATATGCTCATATTACTACTAGCACAACACATAAGACTCTTAGAGGACCAAGAGGCGGGCTTATTTTAACAAATGATGAAGAGATTGCTAAAAAAATCGATAAGATTATATTTCCTGGTATTCAAGGTGGACCTTTAATGCATATTATAGCAGGTAAAGCTGTAGCCTTTAAAGAAGCTCTTTCACCAGAATTTAAAAAATATCAAGAACAAGTTATAAAAAATGCTAAAGTTTTAGCAGACACATTAACTCAAAACGGAGTTAGAGTTGTCAGTGGAGGTACTGATAACCATCTTATTCTTGTTGATCTTACAAATTTAGATATAACTGGAAAAGATGCTGAAAAAATATTAGAAAAAGTAAATATAACGGTTAATAAAAATGGAATTCCTTATGATACTAAAAGTCCTTTTGTTACAAGTGGAATCAGACTTGGTACTCCTGCTTTAACAACAAGAGGTATGAAAGAGAATGAGATGATTTTAATTGGAAATTTAATTGTTACAGCTTTACAAAATAGTGATAATGATGAAATTCTTAAAAATATTATTGAAGATATTAAAATTCTTTGTAAAAAATTCCCTTTATATAAGGATTAA
- a CDS encoding zinc ribbon domain-containing protein YjdM gives MTKLPNCPKCNSEYTYEDGNLFVCPECAYEWSMEATEDDSDDSLIVKDANGTLLADGDTITVIKDLKIKGSSSVVKIGTKVKNIRLVEGDHNIDCRIDGIGAMKLKSEFVKKI, from the coding sequence ATGACAAAATTACCAAATTGTCCTAAGTGTAATTCAGAGTACACTTACGAGGATGGAAATCTATTTGTTTGCCCAGAGTGTGCTTATGAATGGTCAATGGAAGCTACTGAGGATGACTCAGACGACTCTCTTATTGTAAAGGATGCTAATGGAACTCTTTTAGCTGACGGTGATACAATCACTGTTATTAAAGATTTAAAAATCAAAGGAAGTTCTTCTGTTGTTAAAATTGGAACAAAAGTAAAAAACATAAGATTAGTTGAAGGAGATCATAACATCGATTGTAGAATTGATGGTATTGGAGCTATGAAACTTAAATCTGAATTTGTAAAAAAAATCTAA
- a CDS encoding ArnT family glycosyltransferase, whose product MRFKDDTYKERYKLFFIGYFALIIGITFLRFPDLRNELKYFVITEQMVETKNFIILKYFTELYPDKPPIYFWILGLVRYVTRENFYPISLIIANIIPAGITAFLGFKLSKLYWNEKMAYISTAIFITLPYIFGVSLVLRMDTLMTTFIMGSIYLFFSSYSDKKEISLNKSIYFYSCIALGVLVKGGAAFIIPVLTILFYLYLDNNLSYLKKMRLLLGLGIIVTILGIWFLMMLSFPEGKSYIGLILGQETLGRVVKAKTHTRPIYYYLKLLPLTTLPLAPFFIVGLYKSLRNLKNRKKWKKIDKIAFSLFVPNLVFFSLISGKLDIYLLPLYYGIVIVSLRVIERIWSGSKEKVYRILLYINCTILIICAGLLPYYNKNFTIKESIEILKENSEKVYSYRFEDAKNISNEINKNSIENIPLEDLSKMNEGELLLVKKKYKKDISDRSLEELYSNKEYTILIKK is encoded by the coding sequence ATGAGATTTAAAGATGATACATATAAAGAGAGATACAAACTATTTTTCATAGGTTATTTTGCTTTAATTATAGGGATAACTTTTTTAAGATTTCCAGATCTTAGAAATGAATTAAAATACTTTGTAATAACAGAACAAATGGTAGAAACTAAAAATTTTATAATTCTTAAGTATTTTACAGAGCTTTACCCAGATAAACCTCCAATTTATTTTTGGATATTAGGTTTAGTTAGATATGTAACCAGAGAGAATTTTTATCCAATTTCTCTAATTATAGCAAATATTATTCCTGCAGGAATAACTGCTTTTTTAGGTTTTAAATTGTCTAAATTATACTGGAATGAAAAAATGGCATATATATCAACTGCTATTTTTATAACATTGCCATATATATTTGGAGTATCACTAGTATTGAGAATGGATACTTTAATGACAACATTTATAATGGGAAGTATTTATCTTTTTTTCTCATCTTATTCAGATAAAAAAGAGATATCATTAAATAAGAGTATTTATTTTTATAGCTGCATAGCTTTGGGCGTTTTAGTAAAAGGAGGAGCTGCTTTTATTATTCCTGTGTTAACTATATTATTCTATTTATATTTAGATAATAATTTAAGTTATCTAAAAAAAATGAGATTATTATTAGGATTAGGAATAATAGTAACTATTTTAGGAATTTGGTTTCTAATGATGTTAAGTTTTCCAGAGGGCAAAAGTTATATAGGATTAATATTAGGGCAAGAAACTTTAGGAAGAGTTGTTAAAGCAAAAACACATACTAGACCTATATACTACTATTTAAAACTTCTACCATTAACAACTTTACCACTAGCTCCATTTTTTATAGTAGGACTTTATAAAAGCTTAAGAAATTTAAAAAATAGAAAAAAATGGAAAAAGATTGATAAAATTGCATTTAGTTTATTTGTTCCAAATTTAGTATTTTTTAGTTTGATAAGTGGTAAATTAGATATTTATTTACTACCTCTTTACTATGGTATAGTTATAGTTTCATTGAGAGTTATTGAAAGAATTTGGAGTGGATCAAAAGAAAAAGTTTATAGAATTTTATTATATATTAATTGTACGATATTAATTATTTGTGCTGGACTATTGCCATACTATAATAAAAATTTTACAATAAAAGAAAGTATAGAGATTTTAAAAGAAAACAGTGAAAAGGTTTATAGTTATAGATTTGAAGATGCTAAAAATATTTCCAATGAAATAAATAAAAATTCAATAGAAAATATACCTTTAGAGGATTTAAGTAAAATGAACGAAGGTGAATTACTTTTAGTTAAAAAGAAATATAAAAAAGATATTTCAGATAGAAGTTTAGAGGAACTTTATTCAAATAAAGAGTATACTATTTTAATTAAAAAGTAA
- a CDS encoding UDP-glucose dehydrogenase family protein: MKITVIGTGYVGLVQGVILSEFGHKVICLDIDEKKIENLKNGILPIYEPGLKEILDRNVLEGRLKFTTNKEYALGDAEVIFIAVGTPPGDDGSADLTYVLQCAKDIGQNISKYAIVVNKSTVPVGTGDLVEETIENELMGRKINVEFDVVSNPEFLREGKAVNDCLRPDRVVIGTESKKALGIMKKIYDVLYINKTPFVFTNRRTSEMIKYASNAFLAVKISFINEMALLAEKVGANTQEIAQAMGMDGRISPKFLHCGPGYGGSCFPKDTRAIVEIGKEYDEDMSVVSAAISANEKQKKKIIDKIIKEMNGVENKIICILGLSFKPDTDDVRDAPSLDIIKGLIENGAKIKAYCPKGIEETKWRLEKYKDKIQYCKDEDEASEKSDAVVLVTEWNQFRGINLEELKERMKGEFYFDLRNVHIKNCKVRSLFKYYPVGQR; the protein is encoded by the coding sequence ATGAAAATAACTGTAATAGGAACAGGATATGTTGGACTTGTACAAGGTGTAATTTTAAGTGAATTTGGTCATAAAGTTATATGTTTAGATATAGATGAGAAAAAAATTGAAAATCTAAAAAATGGGATACTTCCAATATATGAACCAGGATTAAAAGAGATTTTAGATAGAAATGTTTTAGAAGGAAGATTAAAATTTACAACGAATAAAGAATATGCACTAGGAGATGCAGAGGTAATCTTTATAGCTGTTGGAACGCCTCCTGGAGATGATGGATCAGCGGATTTAACTTATGTTTTACAGTGCGCAAAGGATATTGGTCAAAATATTAGTAAGTATGCAATAGTTGTTAATAAATCAACTGTACCAGTTGGAACAGGAGATCTTGTAGAGGAAACTATTGAAAATGAATTAATGGGAAGAAAAATAAATGTAGAGTTTGATGTAGTTTCAAACCCTGAGTTTTTAAGAGAAGGAAAAGCGGTAAATGATTGCTTAAGACCTGATAGAGTTGTTATAGGAACTGAAAGTAAAAAGGCTTTGGGAATAATGAAAAAAATATATGATGTTTTATATATTAATAAAACTCCTTTTGTTTTTACAAATAGGAGAACATCAGAAATGATAAAGTATGCATCAAATGCATTTTTAGCTGTGAAAATATCTTTTATAAATGAGATGGCATTATTGGCTGAGAAAGTTGGAGCAAATACTCAAGAAATAGCTCAAGCTATGGGAATGGATGGTAGAATATCTCCAAAGTTTTTACATTGTGGACCTGGATATGGTGGATCATGTTTTCCAAAAGATACAAGAGCAATTGTTGAAATAGGAAAAGAATATGATGAAGATATGAGTGTTGTTTCAGCAGCAATATCTGCAAATGAGAAACAAAAGAAAAAAATAATAGATAAGATAATTAAAGAGATGAATGGTGTAGAGAATAAGATTATTTGTATATTAGGATTATCTTTCAAGCCAGATACAGATGATGTTAGAGATGCTCCAAGTTTAGATATAATAAAGGGTTTAATAGAAAATGGTGCAAAAATAAAAGCGTATTGTCCTAAAGGTATAGAGGAAACAAAATGGAGATTAGAAAAATATAAAGATAAGATACAGTATTGCAAAGATGAAGATGAAGCTAGTGAAAAATCAGATGCTGTAGTTTTAGTAACTGAATGGAATCAATTTAGAGGAATTAATTTAGAAGAATTAAAAGAGAGAATGAAAGGTGAGTTTTATTTTGATCTTAGAAATGTTCATATTAAAAACTGTAAGGTAAGATCTTTATTTAAATACTATCCAGTAGGGCAAAGATAA
- a CDS encoding GDP-mannose 4,6-dehydratase: MKIIVTGAAGFIGSHLVEKLLSLGHSVIGIDNFHNFYSEDIKIKNVLESLNKIEYLVEILSRDTKEEKIEMLVKKVDTNNYSLEYCDLKNIESLDKIFNENKIDMVVNLAGLAGVRPSLENPLEYEKVNVGGYLNLLECCKKYGVKKFIQASSSSVYGNNKVVPFKETDVVDFAISPYAATKKSCEVFGHVYFNLYNIDTLQFRFFTVYGPRQRPDLAIHKFVDKILKNEGIPFFGDGETYRDYTYIDDIIDGVIKGIKYLEKHENVYEVINLGESDAISLNKMVQTIEKYLGKEAVIERLPMQPGDVKRTYASIDKAKELLGYKPTTKFDDGIDKFVKWYLGGK, encoded by the coding sequence ATGAAAATTATTGTAACAGGAGCAGCTGGATTTATAGGATCACATTTAGTAGAGAAATTGTTAAGTTTAGGACATAGCGTAATTGGAATAGATAATTTTCATAATTTTTACTCAGAAGATATAAAAATAAAGAATGTTTTAGAAAGTTTAAATAAAATTGAATATCTTGTAGAGATTTTATCAAGAGACACAAAAGAAGAAAAAATAGAGATGCTAGTAAAAAAAGTAGATACAAACAACTATTCTTTAGAGTACTGTGATTTAAAAAATATTGAAAGTTTAGACAAGATATTTAATGAAAATAAAATAGATATGGTTGTAAATTTAGCAGGATTAGCTGGAGTTAGACCATCTTTAGAAAATCCTTTAGAATATGAAAAGGTAAATGTAGGTGGGTATTTAAATCTATTGGAGTGTTGTAAAAAATATGGGGTTAAAAAATTTATACAAGCTTCTTCTAGTTCAGTTTATGGTAATAATAAAGTAGTTCCTTTTAAAGAAACAGATGTAGTTGATTTTGCAATATCTCCATATGCTGCAACAAAAAAATCTTGTGAAGTATTTGGACATGTTTATTTTAACCTATACAATATAGATACATTACAATTTAGATTTTTCACAGTTTATGGGCCAAGACAGAGACCTGACTTAGCTATTCATAAGTTTGTTGATAAAATTTTAAAAAATGAGGGTATTCCATTCTTTGGAGATGGAGAAACATATAGAGATTATACTTATATTGATGATATAATCGATGGTGTTATAAAAGGGATAAAGTATTTAGAGAAGCATGAAAATGTTTATGAAGTTATTAATTTAGGAGAATCAGATGCAATTTCTTTAAATAAAATGGTACAAACAATTGAAAAATATTTGGGTAAAGAGGCAGTAATAGAGAGACTACCAATGCAACCTGGAGATGTAAAAAGAACCTATGCAAGTATAGATAAAGCTAAAGAACTTTTAGGATATAAGCCAACTACAAAATTTGATGATGGAATTGACAAATTTGTAAAGTGGTATTTAGGAGGAAAGTAG
- a CDS encoding lipid-A-disaccharide synthase N-terminal domain-containing protein has product MMSVENWNIFLIIGFIGQGLFSMRFIIQWLASEKAKKSVIPFSFWIFSLSGSIFLLIYAIYKKDPVFILGQAPNVLIYSRNIYLIKKNRGVER; this is encoded by the coding sequence ATGATGAGTGTAGAAAATTGGAATATTTTTTTAATTATAGGTTTTATTGGACAAGGACTTTTTTCAATGAGATTTATTATTCAGTGGTTGGCTAGTGAGAAAGCTAAAAAGAGCGTTATCCCTTTTTCATTTTGGATATTTAGTTTATCAGGTAGTATTTTTTTATTAATTTATGCAATATATAAAAAAGACCCTGTATTTATATTAGGGCAGGCACCAAATGTACTTATTTATTCAAGAAATATATATTTAATAAAAAAAAATAGAGGAGTTGAAAGATAA
- a CDS encoding glycosyltransferase family 2 protein, translating into MEISAVIPVYNEKDNIIPMAERIEAAFKKGFKEYEIIFINDGSTDGSYELLNKLREENKNVKVYHFTKNNGQSAAIDTGFQKSQGSLVLMMDGDLQTDPEDVYKLLEHIPEYDVVNGRRATREDGFKRKLASKIGNGFRNFVTGDNIQDTGCPLKLFKKEVVKSYKLFNGMHRFLPTLAKYMGYKVIEVPVRHYDRLHGESKYKVFGRGFKAFKDVFAVRWMKNRMLNWKIEE; encoded by the coding sequence ATGGAGATATCAGCAGTAATACCAGTTTACAATGAAAAAGATAACATTATTCCTATGGCAGAAAGAATTGAGGCAGCTTTTAAAAAAGGATTTAAAGAGTATGAAATTATTTTTATAAATGATGGAAGTACTGATGGAAGTTATGAGCTCTTAAATAAATTAAGAGAAGAAAATAAAAATGTAAAAGTTTATCATTTTACAAAAAATAATGGTCAAAGTGCGGCAATAGATACTGGATTTCAAAAATCTCAAGGAAGTTTAGTTTTAATGATGGATGGAGATTTACAGACTGATCCTGAGGATGTTTATAAACTTTTAGAGCATATTCCAGAGTATGATGTAGTTAATGGAAGAAGGGCGACTAGAGAGGATGGTTTTAAAAGAAAGTTAGCATCAAAAATTGGAAATGGATTTAGAAATTTTGTAACAGGTGATAATATTCAAGATACAGGGTGTCCATTAAAACTATTTAAAAAAGAAGTTGTTAAATCATATAAATTATTTAATGGAATGCATAGATTTTTACCAACTTTGGCAAAGTATATGGGTTATAAAGTTATAGAGGTACCAGTAAGGCATTATGATAGATTGCATGGAGAGTCAAAATATAAAGTTTTTGGAAGAGGCTTTAAAGCTTTTAAAGATGTTTTTGCAGTAAGATGGATGAAAAATAGAATGCTAAACTGGAAAATAGAGGAATAG